The following proteins come from a genomic window of Synechococcus sp. NB0720_010:
- the mnmE gene encoding tRNA uridine-5-carboxymethylaminomethyl(34) synthesis GTPase MnmE gives MSSDTIAAVATAVAAGEGSVSIVRISGPEAEAIGERLFEAPGQQVWESHRVLYGHVRDPGSGERVDEALLLLMRAPRSFTRETVVELHCHGGVISVQRVLELVLAAGARRAMPGEFSQRAFLNGRLDLTRAEAISELVTARSRRAAQLAMAGLDGGLERQISALRLRLLDQLAELEARVDFEEDLPPLDGQAVASELQAVRSALQELVADGERGQVLREGLKVAIVGRPNVGKSSLLNLLSRSDRAIVTDLPGTTRDLVESELVLKGVPLTLLDTAGIRDTEDRVEQIGIERSRGALQAADVVLLLFDRAQGWLAEDQALLDSLPQGIPRLVVANKADQPAAEPAAHADVCISALTGEGHEALVDRLLQSCGQGGDQGLQVALNRRQLDLAVSAAASLQRTLEAGEQQLPWDFWTIDLRAAVRSLGEITGAEVTEAVLDRIFSRFCIGK, from the coding sequence ATGTCCTCCGACACGATCGCCGCCGTTGCCACCGCCGTCGCTGCAGGCGAGGGCAGCGTCTCGATCGTGCGGATCTCCGGGCCCGAGGCGGAGGCCATCGGTGAACGCTTGTTTGAGGCCCCCGGCCAGCAGGTGTGGGAGAGCCACCGCGTGCTCTACGGCCATGTGCGCGACCCCGGCAGCGGCGAGCGGGTGGATGAAGCTCTGCTCCTGCTGATGCGGGCTCCCCGCAGTTTCACCCGCGAGACCGTTGTTGAGCTGCACTGCCACGGCGGGGTGATCTCCGTGCAGCGCGTGCTGGAGCTGGTGCTGGCCGCCGGCGCTCGGCGCGCCATGCCGGGCGAATTCAGCCAACGGGCCTTCCTCAACGGCCGGCTGGATCTCACCCGGGCGGAGGCCATCAGTGAGTTGGTCACAGCTCGCAGCCGGCGTGCGGCCCAGTTGGCGATGGCGGGCCTCGATGGGGGCCTGGAGCGCCAGATCAGTGCCCTGCGGCTGCGCCTGCTCGATCAACTGGCGGAGTTGGAGGCGCGGGTGGATTTTGAGGAGGACCTGCCCCCCCTGGATGGTCAGGCGGTGGCTTCGGAACTGCAGGCGGTGCGCAGCGCTCTGCAGGAGCTGGTGGCCGATGGCGAGCGCGGTCAGGTCCTGCGGGAGGGGCTGAAGGTGGCGATCGTGGGCCGCCCGAACGTTGGCAAGAGCAGCTTGCTGAACCTGCTCAGCCGCAGCGATCGCGCGATTGTGACCGACTTGCCCGGCACCACCCGCGATCTGGTGGAGAGCGAGCTGGTGCTGAAGGGGGTCCCGCTGACCCTGCTGGACACCGCTGGGATTCGTGACACCGAGGATCGTGTCGAGCAGATCGGCATCGAACGCAGCCGCGGCGCGCTGCAGGCGGCGGATGTGGTGCTGCTGCTGTTTGACCGGGCTCAGGGTTGGCTGGCGGAAGACCAGGCACTGTTGGATTCCCTCCCACAGGGCATCCCCCGTTTGGTGGTGGCCAACAAGGCGGATCAGCCCGCGGCGGAGCCTGCCGCCCATGCCGACGTTTGCATCAGTGCGTTGACCGGCGAGGGCCATGAAGCCCTGGTCGATCGCCTGCTGCAGAGCTGCGGCCAGGGCGGTGACCAGGGTCTGCAGGTGGCCCTGAATCGACGCCAGTTGGATCTGGCGGTGTCAGCGGCGGCCAGCTTGCAGCGCACCCTCGAGGCGGGTGAGCAGCAGTTGCCTTGGGACTTCTGGACGATCGACCTGCGGGCTGCGGTGCGCTCCCTCGGGGAAATCACTGGGGCCGAAGTGACCGAGGCGGTCCTCGATCGAATCTTCTCGCGCTTCTGCATTGGCAAATAG
- the nadC gene encoding carboxylating nicotinate-nucleotide diphosphorylase yields the protein MSAAPLTLTPALQQQLRDWLQEDIGRGDLSAAALRPGRCRAHWISKAPGVFCGGPLLDFVFRELDPKASVELLVADGDAVTPGQCLLNVEAEAAALVAAERTALNLAMRLSGIATATSRLVAELEGSGVRLADTRKTTPGLRVLEKYAVRCGGGVNHRLGLDDAAMLKENHLAWAGGVAAAIAAVRSGAPWPARVIVEAETSAEAQAAIEAGADGVLLDEFSPEALLELVPQLRALTSRPVVLEASGVQPEQLRAYAATGLDLISTSAPVTRSSWLDLSMRFSS from the coding sequence ATGAGCGCCGCACCCCTGACACTGACGCCGGCTCTTCAGCAGCAGCTGCGCGACTGGTTGCAGGAGGACATCGGCCGCGGCGACCTCAGCGCTGCAGCCCTACGCCCTGGTCGTTGTCGGGCCCATTGGATCAGCAAGGCCCCGGGGGTGTTCTGCGGCGGCCCGCTCCTGGACTTCGTTTTTCGTGAGCTGGATCCGAAGGCCAGCGTGGAGCTGCTCGTGGCCGATGGAGACGCAGTGACCCCTGGCCAATGCCTGTTGAACGTGGAGGCCGAGGCGGCGGCCTTGGTGGCGGCAGAGCGCACGGCCCTGAATCTGGCGATGCGCCTCTCGGGGATCGCCACGGCCACTTCCCGGCTGGTGGCTGAACTGGAGGGAAGTGGCGTCCGGCTGGCTGACACCAGGAAGACCACGCCCGGTTTGCGGGTGCTGGAGAAGTACGCCGTGCGCTGCGGCGGTGGGGTGAACCATCGCCTCGGCCTGGATGACGCGGCGATGTTGAAGGAGAACCATCTGGCCTGGGCCGGTGGGGTCGCTGCAGCGATCGCCGCTGTTCGCTCAGGGGCACCTTGGCCGGCGCGCGTCATCGTGGAGGCCGAGACCTCCGCCGAGGCCCAGGCCGCGATTGAGGCCGGAGCCGATGGGGTGTTGCTCGATGAGTTCAGCCCCGAGGCCCTGCTGGAGCTCGTCCCCCAGCTGCGGGCCCTGACCAGCCGCCCTGTGGTGCTGGAGGCTTCGGGGGTGCAGCCGGAGCAGCTTCGGGCCTATGCCGCCACAGGACTGGATTTGATTTCAACCAGTGCACCGGTGACCCGCAGCAGCTGGCTGGACCTGAGCATGCGCTTCTCCAGCTGA